The DNA window CAAGCGCGGCGGCATCCTTAAGCTTTATAAGGCCATTAGATTGCAGCAGCAGAAGCGCTCTGCCTTCGTTTGTAGGGTCGTTAGGTACTGCCACCTTGGCTCCGTTTGCTATTTCGTCGGCGCTAGCTATCTTCTTTGAATATACGCCCATAGGCTCAACGTGCACCTTGCCTGCCGAAACTATCTCAAGGTTGTTCTTGGCTGCGAATTCCTCCATGTAAGGCACGTGCTGGAAGAAGTTGGCGTCCAGCGCGCCGTCTGCAAGTGCGAGGTTAGGAGTGTTGTAGTCTGTGAACTCTGTGATTTCAAGCGTTATGCCTTCCTTTTCAAGCTGAGGCTTTATGAATTCAAGAAGCTCGGAGTGCGGCAGCGGTGTTGCGCCCACAACTATTGTCTTTGTTTCAGCTGAATCTGCCAAGGCCGATTTGTCGGCTTCCTGTTTTGGGGAGCATCCTACTAGTAGTGCTCCTGTTAGTAGTAGTGCTGTTGCTAGTTTAAGTACTTTGTTCATCTTTGTTGCCTCCCATTTTGTTTTTTGTTTTTCTATCTTTTATCAAATTTCAAGGCCAGGAGATTTCCACCGGCCTGTATTGCCTGGACTATTACTATGAGTACCAGTATTGTGGCTATTAGCACGTCGGTTTGGAACCTCTGGTAGCCGTATCTTATTGCGAGGTCGCCTATGCCGCCTCCGCCTATTGCTCCGGCCATAGCTGAGTAGCCTAGTATGTTGATTATTGTTATTGTAAGCCCGAGTATCAGTGAAGGCAGCGCCTCAGGCAGCATAACCCTTGTTATTATCTGAAGCCTTGTGGCCCCAAAGGCCATAGAGGCTTCGATTATACCCCAGCTGACCTCCTTGAGTGAGCTCTCAACTACCCTGGCCGCAAAAGGTGCGGCTGCTATCGAAAGCGGTACAATGGCCGCTGTAGAGCCTATGCTTGTGCCCACGATAAATTTTGAGAGCGGGAATATGGCTATTATTAGTATTATGAATGGAAGGGACCTTGTTATGTTCACTATGATCCCCAGCGCTTGATTGAGCTTTGGCATTGGCATTATGTGGCCTTTTTCTGTAATTACGAGCAGCACTCCCAGAAGGAAGCCTCCTATTGCAGAAAACAGTGTTGAAAAGAACACCATGTAGAGCGTCTCGGCAAGCGAGGGCGCCATAAGGCTAAACAGCCTTTCTAATTCTATCATCGCTTATCACCTCCACGTTTACTCCTCTTTGCACCAGATAGTCTATTGCAGATTTCACATCGACTGCATTCCCCTTCAAGGATATCAGCAGGCTGCCTATTGTGTGTCCCTGTATCTTTTCAAGGCTTCCGGTGAGTATGTTGACTGTTACCGCGGCAGTGCGGAGCATGTCGGATATGACTGGTTCAATCGCGCTTGCGACTGTGTACTTCAGCCTTGCAAGCACTTCGCCTTTTGAAAGCTCGCTCAATATCTCATCGATTCCCTCGTCCTCCGAGAGCAGGAACCTTTTGGCTGTCTCGCTCTTTGGCGAGGATATGAGCTCGAATGTCCTGTTTTCCTCTGCTATTGTGCCTTTTTCGAGGACTGCGACTCTGCCGCATATCTTCTTTATAACGTCCATCTCGTGGGTTATTATGACGACTGTTATTCCAAGTTTCTCGTTGATGTCCTTTATCAGCGAGAGTATTGAGTCGGTGGTGCTCGGGTCGAGCGCCGAAGTGGCCTCGTCGCAGAGAAGCATGCTCGGATCGTTGGAGAGCGCCCTGGCTATGCCGACTCTTTGTTTTTCGCCGCCCGATAGCTGCGAAGGGTACGAGCCGGCCTTGTCTGTGAGGTTTACAACCTCCAGCAGGCTCTTGACCTTTCTATCTATGTCGCCCTTGCTCTTGCCGGAGAGCTTCATCGGGAATGCGATGTTGTCGTAAACTGTCGAGTTCATCAGCAGGTTGAAGTGCTGGAATATGATGCCTATCTTTTTTCTCATTTCCCTTATGCCCTTTTCGTTGAGTTTTGTCATGTCGACGCCGTCTATTATGACGCTGCCGCTTGTTGGTCGCTCGAGCATGTTGATGCATCTAAGGAGCGAGGATTTGCCGGCGCCTGAGAGGCCTATTATGCCGTATATCTCGCCGTCTTCAATCTTCAGGCTGATGTCTTTTATGGCGGTGAACTCGCCCTTGTCGCTTTTGTAGACCTTGCTGAGCCTTTTTATTTCTATCAAGTAAGCCACCTCTTTCTAGTATGTAGTATACTGCATAAAAAAAGCCTCCTTCAGATGCGAAGGAGGCAATAAAAAAAACCCTCGAAGAAAGAGGGTTAGAGAATGCTTCACAACTCATCTTTCAGCCAATTCGCAGCTGCAGGATTTAGCACCGCGCACTTCGTGCCGGTTGCCGGGTTTCATAGGGCCAGTCCCTCCACCTCTCTGGATAAGGTATTGCTGTATCAAGTTTTTGTTGTTGCCTAGAAACGAGTATATGGGATTATATTTTTTTTGTCAAGCAAATTTCGAAATTTTTTATGAAAAATTATCACCAACAAGCTCGAGCAGGCTTTCAAATGGAAGCGGCTTGCTGAAGAGGTACCCCTGGTATTCGTCGCAGCATTTTCTCTTTAGATAGTCTAGCTGCTCGGGTTCTTCTATGCCCTCTGCGATTATTTTGAGTCCCAGGCTTTTGGCGAGT is part of the Peptoclostridium acidaminophilum DSM 3953 genome and encodes:
- a CDS encoding MetQ/NlpA family ABC transporter substrate-binding protein, yielding MNKVLKLATALLLTGALLVGCSPKQEADKSALADSAETKTIVVGATPLPHSELLEFIKPQLEKEGITLEITEFTDYNTPNLALADGALDANFFQHVPYMEEFAAKNNLEIVSAGKVHVEPMGVYSKKIASADEIANGAKVAVPNDPTNEGRALLLLQSNGLIKLKDAAALDQTPKDIVENPKNLEFTELEAAQLPRVLDDVDFAVINTNYALEGGLNPVKDALFAEGEDSPYANIVTVRKGDEKRPEIVKLIEVLNSPEVKQFIEEKYEGSIIPAF
- a CDS encoding methionine ABC transporter permease codes for the protein MIELERLFSLMAPSLAETLYMVFFSTLFSAIGGFLLGVLLVITEKGHIMPMPKLNQALGIIVNITRSLPFIILIIAIFPLSKFIVGTSIGSTAAIVPLSIAAAPFAARVVESSLKEVSWGIIEASMAFGATRLQIITRVMLPEALPSLILGLTITIINILGYSAMAGAIGGGGIGDLAIRYGYQRFQTDVLIATILVLIVIVQAIQAGGNLLALKFDKR
- a CDS encoding methionine ABC transporter ATP-binding protein; its protein translation is MIEIKRLSKVYKSDKGEFTAIKDISLKIEDGEIYGIIGLSGAGKSSLLRCINMLERPTSGSVIIDGVDMTKLNEKGIREMRKKIGIIFQHFNLLMNSTVYDNIAFPMKLSGKSKGDIDRKVKSLLEVVNLTDKAGSYPSQLSGGEKQRVGIARALSNDPSMLLCDEATSALDPSTTDSILSLIKDINEKLGITVVIITHEMDVIKKICGRVAVLEKGTIAEENRTFELISSPKSETAKRFLLSEDEGIDEILSELSKGEVLARLKYTVASAIEPVISDMLRTAAVTVNILTGSLEKIQGHTIGSLLISLKGNAVDVKSAIDYLVQRGVNVEVISDDRIRKAV